One region of Candidatus Electrothrix rattekaaiensis genomic DNA includes:
- the gatC gene encoding Asp-tRNA(Asn)/Glu-tRNA(Gln) amidotransferase subunit GatC: MKITKQEVERVAALARLELTEDEIEKLTPQLDHILSYVAKLDELDTEGVPVTTHTQSVTNAFREDEVRESLPREKALANTAKENGEAFVVPKVVG, encoded by the coding sequence ATGAAAATAACCAAACAAGAAGTAGAACGGGTGGCCGCGCTGGCCCGCCTGGAGTTGACCGAAGATGAAATCGAGAAGCTGACCCCGCAATTGGATCACATCCTCAGCTATGTGGCCAAGCTGGATGAACTGGACACCGAGGGTGTGCCGGTGACCACCCATACCCAGAGCGTGACCAATGCCTTTCGGGAAGATGAGGTGCGGGAATCCCTGCCGCGTGAAAAGGCCTTGGCCAATACAGCCAAAGAAAACGGCGAGGCTTTTGTGGTGCCCAAGGTTGTGGGCTAA
- a CDS encoding nitrogenase component 1 — protein sequence MKLATAIQEAYDLHPKSIAMFATCPVGLIGNDIHNISRQMKKKLGD from the coding sequence TTGAAGCTGGCAACAGCTATTCAGGAAGCCTATGACCTTCATCCCAAGTCCATTGCGATGTTCGCGACCTGTCCTGTCGGGTTGATCGGGAATGATATTCACAATATCTCCAGACAGATGAAGAAAAAGTTGGGCGACTGA
- a CDS encoding YeeE/YedE thiosulfate transporter family protein translates to MNESSLLGKTRALYKDLCETEWNANITGVIIAVLSILIMVWWRPWGAVGAIRNWGDWILYGITFGYMDAPKSALISSGSVIGIGFLGGSFLSACLGGQFAFRFPPYREVVKGILAGILMGVGSALAGGCNVGGMYNALGNLAANGFSMWLGIVIGVLLGLWLLYKEMEYISWGSNGAWTVQVPRVAQTLLGLGALAALIWGAYQYSGYDGEGNVDYIASLSGILLIAAGLGYAMHRGRWCMIQGFREPHMTGDCTLAKSVALSIFVLAIGGAVVKFAVPISNEGVAVLAPINYVRGTFGWVGVTGGFLFGLGGMLAGGCGSGTLWRVGEGQIKLWIVVPFFGIANSLMSLWFKGMEFEIGGAKLHDLMTQAKYGLLDADVDEIQDALDAADTITVVGIEKAGYLGKYIYMPDVMGYGWTLGLIALSMALWYIIVTWNEESNKLIVPM, encoded by the coding sequence ATGAATGAGTCAAGTTTGTTAGGAAAAACAAGAGCTTTGTATAAAGATCTCTGCGAAACCGAGTGGAACGCCAATATTACCGGCGTAATTATCGCGGTGTTAAGTATTTTGATTATGGTCTGGTGGCGTCCCTGGGGCGCGGTTGGTGCCATCCGTAACTGGGGCGATTGGATCTTGTACGGTATTACCTTCGGGTACATGGATGCTCCTAAGTCCGCATTGATCAGTTCCGGTTCCGTAATCGGCATCGGTTTTCTCGGCGGTTCTTTTCTGTCCGCCTGCCTGGGCGGACAGTTCGCCTTTCGTTTTCCCCCGTACCGGGAAGTGGTTAAAGGAATTCTTGCCGGTATCCTGATGGGTGTCGGTTCCGCCTTGGCGGGCGGCTGTAATGTCGGCGGTATGTATAATGCCCTGGGTAATCTGGCGGCCAACGGATTTTCCATGTGGTTGGGCATCGTTATTGGGGTATTGCTGGGTTTATGGCTGCTCTATAAGGAAATGGAGTATATCAGCTGGGGATCAAACGGTGCTTGGACTGTTCAGGTTCCTCGGGTTGCTCAAACTCTGCTGGGCCTCGGTGCCTTAGCGGCTTTGATCTGGGGAGCTTATCAGTACAGCGGGTATGACGGCGAGGGTAATGTGGACTATATTGCCTCGCTTTCCGGTATCCTGCTGATTGCCGCTGGGCTGGGTTACGCAATGCATCGCGGACGCTGGTGTATGATTCAGGGGTTCCGTGAGCCGCATATGACCGGTGATTGTACCTTGGCTAAATCCGTGGCTTTGTCTATCTTTGTTCTGGCTATTGGCGGTGCTGTTGTCAAGTTCGCCGTGCCAATCAGTAATGAGGGGGTAGCTGTTCTGGCCCCGATCAATTATGTACGCGGTACCTTTGGTTGGGTCGGTGTTACTGGTGGTTTCCTTTTCGGCTTGGGTGGTATGCTGGCTGGCGGTTGCGGTTCCGGTACTCTCTGGCGTGTGGGTGAGGGCCAAATTAAGCTCTGGATCGTGGTTCCTTTTTTTGGTATTGCCAATTCCTTAATGAGCTTGTGGTTTAAAGGGATGGAGTTCGAGATCGGCGGAGCAAAGTTGCATGACCTGATGACGCAGGCGAAATATGGTCTTCTGGATGCTGATGTTGACGAAATTCAGGATGCTCTTGATGCGGCTGATACCATCACTGTTGTAGGTATCGAGAAGGCCGGTTATCTGGGTAAATATATCTACATGCCCGATGTAATGGGCTACGGCTGGACCTTGGGTCTGATCGCTCTCAGCATGGCTCTGTGGTACATCATTGTTACCTGGAACGAGGAGAGCAATAAGTTAATCGTGCCTATGTGA
- a CDS encoding TIR domain-containing protein, with protein MNASERGTLFISHGWQFDRHYWELIAWLQEEPLFSCSVPHHVMRHDADSTNLKEKLTQQICPAQAVIILTGLYNKHRFWLDYTITEALNMNKPIIGVYSWRKEAVPESVLKATTMPMVTWDRLSIVQAAYKVLLEARP; from the coding sequence ATGAACGCAAGCGAAAGGGGAACTCTCTTTATAAGTCATGGTTGGCAGTTCGACAGACATTACTGGGAATTAATTGCCTGGCTTCAGGAAGAACCACTCTTTTCCTGCAGTGTACCTCATCATGTAATGCGTCATGACGCTGACTCAACAAATCTCAAGGAGAAATTAACCCAACAAATCTGCCCAGCCCAGGCTGTCATTATCCTAACGGGTTTATATAACAAACACCGTTTCTGGCTTGATTATACCATTACCGAGGCCCTCAATATGAACAAGCCGATCATAGGAGTGTACTCTTGGAGAAAAGAAGCTGTCCCTGAAAGCGTGCTCAAAGCAACTACAATGCCTATGGTTACATGGGACAGATTGAGTATTGTGCAGGCTGCTTACAAGGTACTGCTCGAAGCAAGACCATGA
- a CDS encoding PIN domain-containing protein → MSDRIFIDTNVLVYSIADDRQKRTIAERVLLDNEIVVSPQVINEFVSVTLRKRILPKEQVISYATKFMEVFELTAMTQQTIIAALDVMTRYQFSYWDSLIVAAALESRCPYLYTEDLQDGQEVEEFLTINNPFGHS, encoded by the coding sequence ATGAGCGATAGAATTTTTATCGACACCAACGTTCTGGTCTATTCTATCGCAGATGACCGGCAGAAACGGACGATTGCGGAACGGGTGCTGCTTGATAACGAAATCGTCGTGAGTCCGCAGGTGATCAATGAGTTTGTCTCCGTGACTCTTCGTAAACGCATTCTCCCGAAGGAGCAGGTCATCAGTTATGCCACCAAATTCATGGAGGTGTTTGAGTTGACCGCTATGACGCAACAGACAATTATAGCGGCCCTTGATGTGATGACTCGGTATCAGTTTTCGTATTGGGACAGTCTTATTGTGGCTGCTGCTCTGGAGAGCCGCTGTCCGTATCTTTACACGGAAGATTTGCAGGATGGGCAGGAGGTTGAAGAGTTTCTTACGATCAACAATCCCTTTGGGCATTCATGA
- a CDS encoding histone deacetylase, with protein MRKTGVYRDNLFLEHQPDVTHPESPERLQVIYNTLDRARVAEHFVFPSFDPVSDEIIHLNHSPIMVDRVASTQGRGVEYLDPDTQTSARSYEAACLAAGALVDGITRIENGELDNAFCLVRPPGHHAEWGESKGFCLFNNVAIAARWAMQELGMQRILILDWDLHHGNGTQNSFYESDKVLYLSSHQYPYFPGTGAFPEIGRGRGEGFTFNVPLAGGEGDMEFARIVNELVVPIARSYQPELILISCGFDVSDGDPLGTMQVTPAGFAWMTRQLVAVAEEVCRGKLLVTLEGGYDLATMRDGSLAVLAELCGEKLDCGYPINLSAEKAAEFANSAAPCPALDYTLQLVKHYWEGV; from the coding sequence ATGCGAAAAACAGGCGTGTACAGAGATAATCTCTTTTTGGAACATCAACCGGATGTCACCCACCCGGAATCACCGGAACGGTTGCAGGTCATCTATAATACTCTGGACAGGGCAAGGGTAGCAGAGCATTTTGTCTTTCCCAGCTTTGATCCGGTTTCGGATGAGATCATTCATCTCAATCATTCACCGATCATGGTAGATCGAGTGGCATCAACGCAGGGGAGGGGGGTTGAGTACCTGGACCCTGATACCCAGACCTCGGCCCGTTCTTATGAGGCGGCCTGCCTTGCTGCCGGTGCCTTGGTGGACGGTATTACCCGTATTGAGAACGGAGAGTTGGATAACGCTTTTTGCCTGGTTCGCCCACCGGGGCATCATGCAGAATGGGGCGAATCCAAGGGATTCTGCCTGTTCAACAACGTCGCCATTGCGGCCCGCTGGGCCATGCAGGAGCTTGGGATGCAGCGTATCCTGATCCTTGACTGGGATCTGCATCACGGCAACGGCACCCAGAACAGCTTTTATGAGAGCGACAAGGTACTGTATCTTTCCAGTCATCAATATCCTTATTTTCCCGGTACTGGAGCCTTTCCAGAGATTGGCAGGGGCAGGGGAGAGGGCTTTACTTTTAATGTCCCGCTGGCTGGCGGTGAAGGGGATATGGAGTTTGCTCGGATCGTGAATGAGTTGGTTGTGCCCATTGCTCGATCCTACCAACCGGAGTTGATTTTAATCTCTTGCGGTTTTGATGTCTCTGACGGCGATCCCCTGGGAACTATGCAGGTGACTCCGGCAGGTTTTGCTTGGATGACTCGTCAGTTGGTTGCCGTTGCAGAGGAAGTCTGTCGCGGAAAGTTGTTGGTCACTCTGGAGGGTGGGTATGATTTGGCCACCATGCGTGACGGCAGCCTTGCTGTACTGGCAGAACTCTGCGGGGAAAAGCTCGATTGCGGCTATCCGATTAATCTGTCTGCTGAAAAGGCCGCCGAGTTTGCCAACTCTGCGGCTCCCTGTCCGGCCTTGGATTATACACTTCAACTGGTCAAGCATTATTGGGAAGGGGTGTGA
- a CDS encoding 5-formyltetrahydrofolate cyclo-ligase, which translates to MNQRNQLRKERLAERDLLDATLRQSKSEQIQALLLKQLVIVDAKHLFIYVHFRSEVETLALIEHCLVAGKKVSVPVTLRNESRLLAVQITDPATQLKPGCFGILEPTEKQIARATIDPTRIDAVLVPGSVFDPLGGRLGYGGGYYDRFLTQDAPQAQRIGLAYAVQLVEQVPMEAHDQYMDMIITEQQVYTCWKLNKEI; encoded by the coding sequence GTGAACCAAAGAAACCAATTACGAAAAGAGCGACTTGCTGAGCGAGATCTGTTGGATGCCACCCTGCGTCAGAGCAAGAGCGAACAGATCCAGGCCCTGCTGCTTAAACAACTGGTCATCGTTGATGCGAAGCACTTGTTTATCTATGTTCATTTTCGCAGCGAGGTAGAAACCCTTGCTCTGATTGAACATTGCCTTGTCGCTGGAAAAAAAGTCTCAGTTCCTGTGACCCTGCGCAACGAGTCCCGGCTCTTGGCCGTGCAGATTACTGATCCTGCAACGCAGCTTAAACCGGGCTGTTTTGGGATTCTGGAACCGACAGAAAAGCAGATTGCCCGGGCAACGATTGATCCAACAAGAATTGATGCGGTTCTCGTGCCGGGTTCGGTTTTTGACCCCTTGGGAGGTAGGCTGGGGTACGGTGGCGGCTATTATGATCGTTTTTTAACCCAGGATGCGCCGCAGGCCCAGCGGATCGGGCTGGCCTATGCCGTGCAGCTGGTTGAGCAGGTTCCGATGGAAGCCCATGATCAATATATGGATATGATTATCACAGAACAGCAAGTGTATACATGCTGGAAGCTGAACAAGGAGATATAA
- a CDS encoding UPF0175 family protein gives MKKTDAESFGREVLLLAAVKLFEIGRLSSGRAAKLAGMSRVEFLLSLSCFKVFPLAAELNELECRWARIWPA, from the coding sequence GTGAAGAAAACAGATGCCGAATCGTTCGGGCGTGAAGTTCTCCTGCTGGCGGCTGTCAAATTGTTTGAAATAGGCCGGCTTTCCTCCGGGCGGGCCGCTAAACTTGCGGGAATGTCCAGAGTTGAATTTCTGCTCAGTCTGAGCTGCTTCAAGGTGTTCCCTCTTGCTGCTGAACTCAATGAACTGGAATGCAGGTGGGCTCGAATTTGGCCTGCTTGA
- a CDS encoding sulfurtransferase TusA family protein has product MSDVKTAPEGLDVVSVLDAKGLSCPMPLLRTKKEIGKIDGGQILQIDGTDPGSRNDIPGWCARAGHEYLGEKEESGYISFFVQKG; this is encoded by the coding sequence ATGAGTGACGTAAAAACTGCACCTGAAGGACTGGATGTCGTATCTGTACTTGACGCAAAAGGCCTGAGTTGCCCTATGCCCCTGTTGCGTACCAAAAAAGAAATCGGCAAAATCGACGGCGGTCAGATTCTGCAGATCGACGGAACCGATCCGGGTTCACGTAACGATATCCCCGGATGGTGCGCCCGTGCAGGTCACGAGTACCTTGGTGAGAAAGAAGAATCAGGATATATTAGCTTTTTCGTTCAGAAAGGTTGA